In the genome of Capra hircus breed San Clemente chromosome 5, ASM170441v1, whole genome shotgun sequence, one region contains:
- the LOC108636107 gene encoding LOW QUALITY PROTEIN: uncharacterized protein LOC108636107 (The sequence of the model RefSeq protein was modified relative to this genomic sequence to represent the inferred CDS: inserted 1 base in 1 codon; substituted 4 bases at 4 genomic stop codons), producing MTNVAEEDPEVPSSTVHAFPVRAGPAREGGEWTYQYWPFSISDLYSWKTQTPSFSEKPQGLIDLLESILFTHNPTWDDCQQLLQVLFTTEECERILSEARKNVPGVDGRPTIQPNLIEEGFPLVXPNWDFERVEGRERLRVYRQTLMAGLRAAARKPTNLAKINSVRQEPNESPAAFLERIMEAFRQYTPMDPQADESRAAVMLAFVNQAASDIRKKLQKIERLNEQSLQDLVRAAERVFNHRETPEEREDRIRREEREFRAEENCKNQKELAQIFFAGVENKNRFQKGKKLDSKTEEKTTRHKLEKNQCAFCKEFGHWKDKCPKKNLKEEPRNPKNETPFPDSHILYAGEDSDXGVQGSKPLPESWVTINVEGKPVGFMVDMGAQYSVLNQKDGPMSKKSSWVQGATRTKXYGWTTKRHVNLGAHQVTHSFLVIPECPAPLLGRDLLSKVNAQIHFYHGQVSVLDGTGHPLQVLSLALKDEYRLYLPEAPATISPEVQPWVQRYPQAWAETAGMGLAKQRPPIIVELKASASPVRVRQYPMSQEAXQGITPHIQHLIDAGVLKRCRSPWNTPLLPVKKPGGTDFRRVQNLREVNKRVNDIHPMVPNPYTLLSNVPPNYIWYTVVDLKDACFSLPLAPASQEIFAFEWQEDGGQTPVQLTWTRLPQGFKNSPTLFNEALDKDLPEYRVEHPTIVLLQYVDDLMLAAATEKECQEATGDLLQTLGTLGYRASAKKAQIAKQEVTYLGYKIKQGQRWLTQAMKETILQIPEPANPRQVRKFLGTVGYCRLWILGFAEKARPLYEGTKENKDWKWTKPMKEAFQELRRALLEAPALALPDPSKPFQLFVDEKRGIGKGVLTQRWGPWKRPVAYLSKRLDPVAAGWPPCLRIIAATALLVHDADKLTYGERLLVYTPHAIERVLKQPPGKWISNARLMHYQALLLDTPRIHFQMPCTLNPATLLPNPGENSPLHDCDEILAGVTAMRKDLTDTPLDNSELRWFTDSSSYVKDGQRRAGAAVVDDSGRMIWAEALPPDTSAQKAELIALIQALERAKGKXITIFTDSRYAFGTVHIQGPIYRERGFLTAEGKEIKNLPKISRLSEAVQMPWAVSIVHVPGHQKSDSPTARGNRAADLAARKVADKDFITPMLAIGLPPPGMGTLPPTPEYSSTDFAWIQKHTNLQKDKDGWYRDSDSYLILPAQLGRQLCERLHLSTHLGEKKTLMLFQTARLRFPRHQTTVKNIVHACKACQQMRPGKGQHAGLRYRGEGPGQHWEIDFTEVRPGKYGYRYLLVLVDTFLGWVEAFPTKGETAMIVAKKILEEIVPRFGLPVTIGSDNGPAFVSQIVQSLALALGTKWKLHCEYSPQSSGQVKRMNRTLKETLTKLAIETGGDWVTLLPFALFRVRNTPYQLNLTPFEILYGRPP from the exons atgacCAATGTAGCGGAAGAAGACCCGGAagtcccctcctccactgttcacgCATTTCCGGTCCGGGCGggaccagccagagagggtggagagtggacatatcagtattggcccttttCCATTAGTGATTTGTACAgttggaaaacccagactccctccttctctgaaaaaccgcagggtcttattgatctgttagagtctatcctttttactcataatcccacttgggatgattgtcagcaactgttacaggtgcttttcactacagaAGAGTGTGAGcggatcctgtcagaagctcgaaagaatgtgccaggggtggatgggaggcccacaatacagcctaacctcattgaggaggggttccccttggtgtgacccaactgggacttcgaacgcgttgaaggtagggagcgtctccgGGTATACCGTCAGACTCTTATGGCCGGCCTTAGAGCGGCCGCCAGAAAGCCgactaatttggccaaaataaattcagtgaggcaggaaccaaatgagagcccagcagccttccttgaaaggataatggaagcttttagacagtatacccctatggacccacaggcagatgagtcacgagcggcagttatgttagcatttgtaaatcaagcagcctccgatattagaaaaaaattacaaaagatagagaggttaaatgaacaatccttgcaagatctagtgagggcagctgagagagtttttaatcatagagagaccccagaagagagagaggaccgcattagaagagaagaaagagaatttagagctgaagaaaactgtaaaaatcaaaaagagctggcccagatattttttgctggggttgaaaacaaaaacaggttccagaaaggaaaaaaattggactcaaaaactgaagaaaaaacgacaaggcataagcttgagaaaaaccaatgtgcgttttgtaaagagtttggacattggaaagataaatgccccaagaaaaatctaaaagaggagCCCAGGAACCCCAAAAACGAGACTCCCtttccagacagtcatatcctctacgcgggtgaggatagcgactagggggttcagggctcgaagccccttcccgagtcctgggtaactataaatgtggaggggaaaccggttggcttcatggtggacatgggagcccaatactcagtcttaaaccaaaaagatggaccaatgtctaagaaaagtagctgggtgcagggagcaaccagGACTAaatgatatggatggactacaaaacggcatgtgaacttgggggcccaccaggtgacccattcttttctggtgatacctgagtgtccagcgcccttgttgggaagggatttactgtctaaagtaaatgcccaaattcatttctaccacggacaagtgtcggttttagatgggactgggcatcctcttcaggtcttgtctctggcattaaaagatgaatacagactctacttgccagaggccccagcgacaataagccccgaagtacaaccatgggttcaaagataccctcaggcctgggctgaaactgcaggaatgggactagccaaacagaggccccctatcattgtggaactgaaagccagtgcttccccggtgagggtacgacagtatcccatgagtcaggaggcttgacaaggaattactcctcatatacaacaccttatagacgctggggtcctgaaaaggtgccggtccccatggaacactcccctgctgcctgtgaaaaagcctgggggaactgattttagacggGTTCAAaatctacgagaagtcaacaaacgggtgaatgatattcatcctatggttcctaacccttatacattgctaagcaacgtgcctccaaactacatttggtacactgttgtagatttaaaagatgcctgttttagtttgcctcttgcccccgcaagccaagagatctttgccttcgaatggcaggaagacggtggtcagacccctgtgcagctgacatggactcgcttaccacagggtttcaaaaactcgcccacgttatttaatgaggccctggacaaAGACCTCCctgagtatcgggttgaacaccctaccattgttttattacaatatgttgatgaccttatgctggcggCGGCTACAgaaaaagagtgccaagaggcaacaggtgaccttctccaaaccttggggactttaggttaccgggctagtgccaaaaaggcccagattgccaagcaagaggttacatacctcggttataagataaaacagggccagagatggctaacacaggctatgaaagaaaccatcctccagatccctgagccggctaaccctagacaagtgagaaaaTTTCTGGGAACGgtgggatattgccggttatggatcttggggtttgcagaaaaggccaggcccctatatgaggggaccaaagaaaacaaggactggaaatggactaagccaatgaaagaggccttccaagagctcaggcgagccttgctagaagctcctgcccttgccctccctgatccatctaagcctttccaattatttgtagatgaaaagcgggggataggaaaaggggtactaacacagagatggggaccatggaagcgacctgtagcttacctttccaagagactggacccagtggcagccggatggccaccttgcctccgtatcatcgcggccaccgcgctcttagtccacgatgctgataaactgacttacggagagagactcttggtctacactcctcatgccatagagagagttttaaagcaacccccaggaaaatggatttctaatgcccgcttgatgcactaccaggccttgctacttgacaccccacggattcatttccaaatgccctgcactctaaatccggccactcttttgcccaatccgggggaaaatagccccctccatgattgtgatgagatactggccggggtaacagcaatgcgaaaggacttaaccgatactccactggataacagtgagctaagatGGTTCACAGACagcagcagttatgtaaaagatggacagagacgggcgggagccgcagtagtagatgactctggacggatgatatgggcagaggcccttcccccggatacctcagcacaaaaggcagagttaattgccctgattcaagcgttagagagagccaaaggaa aaataactattttcactgacagtcgctatgcttttggcacggtacacatccagggcccgatatatcgggaacgggggtttttgacagctgaaggaaaagaaattaaaaacttgcctaaAATCAGTAGACTTtcagaggctgtacagatgccttgggctgtgtcaatagtacacgtacctggacatcagaagagtgacagccccacggcacgagggaatcgtgccgcagacctggcagctcgaaaagtagctgataaagatttcatcacccctatgttggcgatcggacttccacctccaggtatgggaactctgcccccaacccctgagtattcatccacagactttgcttggatccaaaaacacaccaaccttcaaaaagataaagatggatggtaccgagactcagacagctacttgatactccctgctcagttgggacggcaactatgtgagcgtttgcacttgtctactcatctgggagaaaagaagactctgatgctctttcaaactgcgcgcctgcgatttccccggcaccagacaactgtaaagaacatagtgcatgcttgtaaggcgtgtcaacagatgaggccaggaaaaggacaacatgcaggactgaggtatcggggagaaggaccagggcaacactgggaaatagatttcaccgaggtaaggccaggcaagtatggttaccggtacttgttagtgttggtggataccttcttAGGGTGGGTGgaagcttttcctacaaagggagaaaccgcgatgatagtggcaaaaaagattttagaagaaatagttcccaggtttggcctgccagtgaccatcggctctgataatggacctgcctttgtgagtcaaatagttcagagccttgccctagccctggggactaaatggaagttacattgtgaatacagtccacagagctcagggcaagtaaaaagaatgaatcggactctaaaagaaactttaactaaattggctatagagactggcggggactgggtgaccctccttcccttcgccctcttccgtgtgcgtaatactccttatcaacttaatctgaccccatttgagattctgtatgggagacctccc